From the Gadus chalcogrammus isolate NIFS_2021 chromosome 15, NIFS_Gcha_1.0, whole genome shotgun sequence genome, one window contains:
- the LOC130404836 gene encoding zinc finger BED domain-containing protein 5-like translates to MRKRTIESTCLSSASDNTKAVEVSYRVAQRIARTGKPHTIGEDFFLPAAKEMVEVMIGEKAAKKLNLISLSDNTVKRRIDDMATDVLKQLISRVRASRFYALQIDESIVNFAHLLCFVRYEFEGEIHEDVLFCKPLPSRTTAETIFESLNAFVVSNDIDWTKCVGLSTDGAQAMVGRLNGVAKRVKAIAPLMTAVHCCLHREALATKTMSAELKTVLEEAVRAVNFVKSRPLQSRLFSILCSEMGSEHQQLLLHTEVRWLSRGKVLTRLVELRNELRTFFLDSRFDLSDRFGDFEWICKLTYLADIFGYLNGLNLSLQGKAVTTFHVHSKIEATIRKLELWERRARQNNYESFDNLSELLIQEERQIPDSVADAVTEHLQTLRTQLRVYFPVLSEQHRWIQNPFASHNEDVLAGLSSKEQDSLVELSCDSALKHVFTQKELTLSGCTHTHRIH, encoded by the coding sequence ATGCGTAAGAGAACAATTGAATCCACATGTCTAAGTAGTGCTAGCGACAATACCAAGGCTGTGGAGGTGTCCTATCGGGTGGCGCAGCGAATAGCAAGAACAGGAAAGCCACACACAATCGGTGAGGATTTTTTTCTTCCCGCTGCCAAAGAGATGGTGGAAGTGATGATCGGGGAGAAAGCTGCCAAAAAACtgaacttgatttctttgtcaGACAACACAGTAAAGAGACGCATTGACGACATGGCTACAGATGTGTTAAAACAGCTAATAAGCAGAGTAAGAGCAAGCCGCTTTTATGCTCTCCAAATTGATGAGTCGATTGTTAACTTCGCGCATTTACTTTGTTTCGTCAGATATGAATTTGAAGGGGAGATACATGAAGATGTTTTGTTTTGCAAACCTTTACCGTCACGTACTACCGCGGAAACCATTTTTGAATCTCTGAATGCATTCGTGGTTTCCAATGATATCGACTGGACCAAGTGTGTTGGGCTCAGCACTGACGGAGCACAAGCTATGGTGGGGAGACTCAATGGAGTCGCAAAAAGGGTCAAAGCCATAGCTCCGCTGATGACAGCTGTCCACTGCTGCCTACACAGAGAGGCACTGGCTACAAAGACTATGTCTGCAGAGTTAAAGACCGTTTTAGAAGAAGCGGTGAGAGCTGTGAATTTTGTTAAAAGTCGTCCACTACAGTCACGCTTGTTCTCCATATTATGTTCAGAGATGGGGAGCGAGCACCAACAGCTTCTCCTGCACACCGAAGTCCGGTGGCTTTCGCGTGGCAAGGTGCTCACTCGACTCGTTGAACTTCGGAACGAACTCAGAACATTTTTCCTCGACTCTCGGTTTGACTTGTCAGACCGATTTGGTGACTTCGAGTGGATCTGTAAGTTGACCTATTTGGCTGACATATTCGGCTACCTAAATGGACTCAATCTATCCTTGCAGGGAAAAGCTGTGACCACATTCCATGTCCACAGTAAGATAGAGGCCACAATTCGGAAGCTCGAGCTATGGGAGAGACGGGCCCGACAGAACAACTATGAGTCCTTCGACAATCTATCAGAACTTCTCATTCAAGAGGAAAGGCAGATCCCGGATTCTGTGGCAGATGCCGTCACAGAACACCTGCAGACCCTGCGGACGCAGCTCCGGGTGTACTTCCCGGTGCTCAGCGAACAGCACCGCTGGATTCAGAATCCGTTTGCCTCCCATAATGAGGATGTCCTCGCAGGTCTGAGCTCCAAAGAGCAAGACAGCCTTGTGGAGTTATCTTGTGACTCTGCTTTGAAACATGTCTTCACACAGAAGGAGTTAACACTTtctggatgcacacacacacacagaatacactgA